The following proteins come from a genomic window of Aquimarina sp. MAR_2010_214:
- a CDS encoding asparagine synthetase B codes for MDADGQQNHLKAYGITYWTLSKDLKVKWLLNYRGGSFLLPDTEYIRKECTIRGVSYEVLSDGETNEILEEISSPSQNMEAVVLEKAPKIAVYSPKGNQPWDDAVTMVLTFAEIPYKTIYDKEVLEDNLILYDWLHLHHEDFTGQYGKFYATYRAAPWYIREKAAAEKLANELGYSKVSQEKLDVALKIRDYVVGGGFMFAMCSATDSFEIALSAEGVDICEPMFDGDPSEPGYQSKIDYNKTFAFKNFTLERSPNVYEFSSIDMTRKRRISKTTDYFTLMDFSAKWDPIPTMLCQNHTALVKGFMGQTTAYNPNEIKSNVLVLGENKTNSEARYIHGIKGKGFFTFFGGHDPEDYTHRVGDPKTELELHPNSPGYRLILNNVLFPAAKKKKQKT; via the coding sequence ATGGATGCAGATGGCCAGCAAAATCACCTGAAAGCCTATGGAATTACATATTGGACATTAAGTAAAGATCTTAAAGTAAAATGGCTGTTAAACTATAGGGGAGGATCTTTTTTATTGCCGGATACAGAGTATATTCGAAAAGAATGCACTATTAGAGGTGTTTCATATGAAGTACTTAGTGATGGCGAAACTAATGAGATTTTAGAAGAAATTAGTAGTCCTTCACAGAATATGGAAGCTGTAGTTCTAGAAAAAGCACCTAAAATAGCAGTATATTCTCCCAAAGGAAATCAACCATGGGACGATGCGGTTACTATGGTATTGACATTTGCAGAAATTCCCTACAAAACAATTTATGATAAAGAAGTTCTAGAAGATAACCTGATCTTATATGACTGGTTACATTTACATCATGAAGATTTTACAGGACAATATGGTAAGTTTTATGCTACATATAGAGCTGCTCCATGGTATATCAGAGAAAAAGCTGCAGCAGAGAAACTTGCTAATGAACTTGGATATTCAAAAGTCTCCCAAGAGAAACTAGATGTTGCTTTAAAAATTCGTGATTATGTTGTTGGTGGTGGATTTATGTTTGCCATGTGTAGTGCTACTGATAGCTTTGAGATTGCATTGTCTGCAGAAGGAGTTGATATTTGTGAACCTATGTTTGATGGAGATCCTAGTGAACCGGGTTACCAGTCTAAGATAGATTATAATAAAACTTTTGCGTTTAAGAACTTTACATTAGAACGTAGCCCAAATGTATATGAGTTTTCTTCAATTGATATGACTAGAAAACGCCGTATATCTAAAACTACAGATTATTTTACACTGATGGATTTCTCAGCAAAGTGGGATCCTATTCCAACCATGCTTTGTCAAAACCATACTGCTTTAGTTAAAGGATTTATGGGGCAGACCACAGCATATAACCCTAATGAGATTAAATCTAATGTTTTAGTATTAGGTGAAAATAAAACAAATTCAGAAGCACGCTATATCCATGGAATTAAAGGAAAAGGGTTCTTTACATTTTTTGGAGGTCACGATCCCGAAGATTATACACATAGAGTTGGTGATCCAAAGACCGAGTTAGAACTACACCCTAATTCACCGGGATATCGTTTAATTCTAAACAATGTCCTTTTTCCAGCAGCAAAAAAGAAAAAGCAGAAAACCTAA
- a CDS encoding DKNYY domain-containing protein, whose product MIKKVLMILAAIFLLLATLGIYGVYRFLNPFGKLINEEKSDSYFYSRSGDEIIYSPMGNWFSLGKNEMNVDYTTFQVLGRDYAKDKEYAYFKSKIIDFGVDVPSFNVKAGYVPIDKNHVYILVDNYYHISDTGDGFKILEDADPETYEQLSYDFAKDKNFIFRNNEIMQEIDYESFEVVNSQFCKDKNGVYYYWYQQPLYRTEVNVSQVVDLAYFCIRDDEYVYIYTDNIDLDIKDRIVRIPFKSADQIQFYNDNSIVKIDDNIYYKGKILEKANASTLEEVGYGYVKDDSLVFFHGQIVDGADAKTFRYSDKNYTFSDKNHVYEYGEILKKSKSY is encoded by the coding sequence ATGATAAAAAAAGTATTGATGATATTAGCTGCGATTTTTCTACTACTAGCTACACTTGGTATTTATGGAGTGTATCGTTTTTTAAACCCATTTGGGAAATTGATAAATGAGGAAAAATCCGATTCTTACTTTTATTCACGAAGTGGTGATGAAATTATATACAGCCCAATGGGAAATTGGTTTTCTTTAGGTAAGAATGAAATGAATGTTGATTATACCACTTTTCAAGTTTTAGGAAGAGATTATGCAAAAGATAAAGAATATGCATATTTTAAGTCAAAAATAATTGATTTTGGAGTAGATGTGCCTTCTTTTAATGTAAAGGCTGGCTATGTCCCTATAGATAAAAATCATGTATATATCCTTGTAGATAATTATTATCATATTAGTGATACTGGCGATGGTTTTAAAATATTAGAAGATGCTGATCCTGAAACATATGAACAGTTAAGTTATGATTTTGCAAAGGATAAGAATTTTATCTTTAGAAATAATGAGATAATGCAAGAGATTGATTATGAGTCTTTTGAAGTCGTGAATAGTCAATTTTGTAAAGACAAAAATGGAGTGTATTATTATTGGTATCAACAACCGTTATATAGAACAGAAGTCAATGTATCTCAGGTTGTTGATTTAGCTTATTTTTGTATTCGTGATGATGAATATGTATATATTTATACCGATAATATTGATCTTGATATCAAAGATAGAATAGTTCGCATTCCTTTTAAAAGTGCTGATCAAATACAGTTTTACAATGATAATTCTATTGTTAAAATAGATGATAATATTTACTATAAAGGGAAAATTCTTGAAAAAGCCAATGCGTCAACTCTTGAAGAAGTAGGATATGGCTATGTGAAAGATGATAGTCTTGTTTTTTTTCATGGACAAATTGTTGATGGTGCAGATGCAAAGACTTTTAGGTATAGTGATAAGAATTATACTTTTTCAGATAAGAATCATGTTTATGAATATGGAGAAATTTTAAAAAAATCAAAAAGCTACTAA
- a CDS encoding alanine--glyoxylate aminotransferase family protein, with amino-acid sequence MYNELNTSTRILMGPGPSDAHPRVLKAMSTPLIGHLDPEFVRIMDEVKSMVQETFITKNHLTFVVSAPGSAGMETCLVNLLEPRDEVIIAVNGVFGSRMVDIAERCGAIVHKIEVEWGTVVSSKDIKNILDDCPKPKLVALVHAETSTGALQPIKEISDLVHNAGALLMVDAVTSYCGVELKVDEWNIDAIYTGTQKCLSAPPGLSPVSFSDRAVKVLEDRKTKVQSWFLDLSLVKNYWGGAKRAYHHTAPVSSVYALHESLRIVIEEGLENRWKRHQEIHQILKMKLESLGFRYLVNEEYRLPNLNSVFLPEGNDEAMIRSKLLNDYNIEVGGGLGDFAGKIWRIGIMGESCTRNHVNMLISALQDMKEFKN; translated from the coding sequence ATGTATAACGAACTTAATACTAGTACAAGGATTTTAATGGGGCCAGGACCATCTGATGCGCATCCAAGAGTTCTTAAAGCAATGTCTACTCCGTTGATCGGTCATTTGGATCCTGAGTTTGTAAGGATTATGGATGAAGTGAAATCGATGGTACAAGAGACATTTATCACTAAAAATCACTTAACTTTTGTAGTATCGGCACCTGGTAGCGCAGGAATGGAAACCTGCTTGGTTAATCTTTTAGAGCCTAGGGATGAAGTTATCATAGCTGTTAATGGAGTTTTTGGTAGTAGAATGGTTGATATAGCAGAACGTTGCGGAGCAATAGTTCATAAAATAGAAGTAGAATGGGGAACTGTAGTTTCTTCAAAGGATATAAAAAATATATTAGATGACTGTCCAAAACCAAAATTAGTAGCTTTGGTGCATGCTGAAACCTCTACAGGAGCTTTACAACCTATTAAAGAAATTAGTGATTTAGTGCATAATGCAGGAGCATTACTAATGGTAGATGCCGTAACATCATATTGTGGGGTAGAGTTAAAAGTAGATGAATGGAATATTGATGCAATATATACAGGAACACAAAAATGTCTTAGTGCTCCTCCGGGATTATCACCGGTTAGCTTTTCAGATAGAGCTGTAAAGGTTTTAGAGGATAGGAAGACTAAGGTACAGAGTTGGTTTTTAGATCTTAGCTTAGTTAAAAATTATTGGGGAGGTGCTAAAAGAGCATATCATCATACCGCTCCGGTTTCTTCTGTATATGCATTGCACGAGTCGCTTAGGATTGTTATAGAAGAAGGATTAGAAAATAGATGGAAACGACATCAGGAGATACATCAGATATTAAAAATGAAATTAGAATCATTAGGGTTTAGATATCTGGTGAATGAAGAATATAGATTGCCAAATTTGAATTCGGTATTCTTACCTGAAGGAAATGATGAGGCTATGATCAGAAGTAAATTGCTAAATGATTACAATATTGAAGTAGGAGGAGGCTTAGGAGATTTTGCAGGAAAAATATGGCGAATAGGTATTATGGGAGAAAGCTGTACACGTAATCATGTAAATATGCTAATTAGCGCTCTTCAGGATATGAAAGAGTTTAAAAATTAA
- a CDS encoding amidohydrolase family protein, with protein MKKIVFIIALCIFSFGKVTAQQTPAKVQSEAITITGATAHIGNGEVIENSIIIFENGKITAISANGSTSAKGSVINASGKHIYPGFIAPNSTLGLVEIGAVRATDDDSEIGNYNPHIRSIIAYNAESKIVESMRPNGVLIAQVTPRGGRISGTSSIVQLDAWNWEDAAIKVDDGIHINWPSSFTRGRWWLGEDPGYKPNKKYAEQITELVDFIHQSKASIKSTKTTENLPHHAMKGIFDGSKILFMHVNTEKEILDVLNFSKENDIKKTVLVGAYEAYKVAAQLKQHNIPVLVTRTHSTPRQEDEDYDLPYKNAKLLMDAGVLVALQNSGQMERANARNLPFQAGTVAAHGLDKEKALQLITSNSAKILGIDDSTGTLEVGKDATLFISIGDALDMRTNQLEKAFIQGRDISLESHQTKLWKRYSDKYNSK; from the coding sequence ATGAAAAAAATAGTATTCATAATAGCACTGTGTATTTTTTCCTTTGGAAAAGTAACAGCGCAGCAAACCCCAGCAAAAGTTCAGAGCGAAGCAATAACGATCACTGGTGCTACAGCACATATTGGCAATGGAGAAGTTATTGAAAATAGCATTATCATTTTTGAAAACGGAAAGATAACAGCAATAAGTGCTAATGGAAGCACCTCTGCAAAAGGATCGGTAATTAACGCTTCTGGAAAACATATCTATCCTGGTTTTATTGCTCCTAACTCTACTCTCGGATTAGTAGAAATAGGTGCAGTTCGTGCGACTGATGACGATAGCGAGATTGGAAATTACAACCCACATATTCGAAGTATTATAGCCTACAATGCAGAGAGTAAAATTGTAGAAAGTATGCGTCCTAATGGTGTTTTAATAGCTCAGGTCACTCCACGTGGTGGTAGAATTTCGGGAACATCATCAATTGTGCAATTAGATGCCTGGAACTGGGAAGATGCAGCTATAAAAGTAGATGATGGCATTCATATCAATTGGCCCAGCTCTTTTACCAGGGGACGTTGGTGGTTAGGTGAAGACCCAGGATATAAGCCCAATAAAAAATACGCAGAACAAATAACAGAATTAGTAGATTTTATACATCAATCCAAAGCTTCTATTAAATCAACTAAAACAACAGAAAACCTTCCTCATCATGCAATGAAAGGTATTTTTGATGGATCAAAAATCTTATTTATGCATGTAAATACCGAAAAAGAAATTTTGGATGTCCTTAATTTTTCTAAAGAAAACGATATCAAGAAAACAGTTTTGGTTGGCGCCTATGAAGCATATAAAGTTGCAGCGCAGCTAAAGCAACACAATATTCCTGTTCTAGTTACAAGAACACATTCTACTCCCAGGCAAGAAGATGAGGATTATGATTTACCATATAAAAACGCAAAATTACTGATGGATGCCGGAGTATTGGTTGCATTACAGAATAGCGGACAAATGGAGCGTGCTAATGCACGAAATTTACCGTTTCAGGCAGGAACTGTTGCAGCACATGGATTAGATAAAGAAAAGGCTTTACAACTCATTACTAGTAACAGTGCCAAAATTTTGGGTATTGATGACAGCACCGGAACTCTTGAAGTTGGTAAAGACGCTACTTTATTTATTAGTATTGGAGATGCTCTGGATATGCGTACAAATCAATTAGAAAAAGCTTTTATTCAAGGACGTGATATAAGCCTAGAAAGTCATCAAACAAAGTTATGGAAACGATATAGCGATAAATATAATTCAAAATAA
- a CDS encoding amidohydrolase family protein has protein sequence MKKLLLSLTVICGILNSYSQDYFPKNDGVHTSNSNYTVFKNATIHTTPDTEIKNGTLVIQKGKIVQVGNSISAPANSVIIDLKGKHIYASFIDPFTNFGIEKPKRKAGSIFRGNPQYEASREGYYWNDHISPETNALTSFKYDAKKATEYVKEGFGVLNTHMPDGIVRGTGLLVALNNEGTEGDRLLSDRSSQFLSFSKSNKSKQMYPTSLMGAMALLRQMYHDANWYAGGNATNKDLSLEALNRNKNLPQIFEAGSRINGFRADKVGDQFNTQYVLVGGGDEYARIDKVKATNAKYIIPLDFPEAYDVSDPFMANLVSLGDMRHWNQAPTNPSVLSKNGITFSLTTHKLKKIADLKGRITKAIEYGLDKKTAIAALTTVPAQILGKSNLLGSIKKGSYANFLITKSELFSKDNIIYENWVQGRKNIVNDMNVTDINGNYELIVAGKMYDMSISGKPTKPKAEIKLGDTKLGSKINYKNDWVTITFTDTDTIKTQYTRITTSIGDTPDFWSGKAILPNGVQTSFSVKKKPEKPSEKKNKKSTDKKEKPEVLPVMYPNIAYGNSQLPKSESLLFKNATVWTNETDGILTETDVLIKNGKISAIGKNLSDGNAKIIDATGKHLTSGIVDEHSHIAAAAINEAGHNSSAEVTIEDVVSPDDINIYRNLAGGVTSIQILHGSANPIGGRSAIIKLKWGQSANNLIYSNSPKFIKFALGENVKQSNWQSFSRFPQSRMGVEQLYMDYFSRAKEYHKLKTSGKPYRKDTEMETLAEIINSQRYISCHSYVQSEINMLMKVAEKFNFKINTFTHILEGYKVADKMVAHGVGGSTFSDWWAYKYEVNDAIPYNAAIMHRQGVVTAINSDDGEMSRRLNQEAAKSVKYGGVSEEDALKFVTLNPAKLLHIDDRVGSIKIGKDADVVLWTDHPLSIYAKAEKTIIEGAVYFDLEKDKAMRKSIAAERNKLSTMLLKAKNSGLKTQPAKKKEKQHFECETLETIN, from the coding sequence ATGAAAAAACTTCTATTATCGCTTACGGTGATATGTGGGATTTTAAATTCTTATTCTCAAGATTATTTTCCAAAAAATGACGGGGTCCATACATCAAATTCTAATTATACCGTATTTAAGAACGCTACAATTCACACAACACCTGATACTGAGATCAAAAATGGAACTTTAGTTATCCAAAAAGGTAAAATTGTACAGGTAGGAAATTCTATTTCGGCTCCTGCGAATAGTGTGATAATTGACCTTAAAGGAAAGCATATTTATGCTTCTTTTATTGATCCATTCACCAATTTTGGTATCGAAAAACCTAAACGAAAAGCAGGAAGTATTTTTAGAGGTAACCCACAATATGAAGCATCCCGAGAAGGCTATTACTGGAACGATCACATTAGTCCCGAAACTAATGCCTTAACATCCTTTAAATATGATGCAAAAAAAGCAACAGAATATGTAAAAGAAGGATTTGGAGTACTTAATACTCATATGCCCGACGGTATTGTAAGAGGAACTGGGTTATTGGTAGCTCTAAATAATGAAGGCACAGAAGGTGATCGACTATTAAGTGATCGCTCATCACAGTTCTTATCTTTTTCTAAAAGTAACAAAAGTAAACAGATGTATCCTACATCTCTAATGGGAGCTATGGCCTTATTAAGACAGATGTATCACGATGCGAATTGGTATGCTGGTGGCAATGCTACTAACAAAGATCTATCTCTGGAAGCTTTAAATAGGAACAAAAATCTTCCTCAAATTTTTGAAGCAGGAAGCAGAATAAATGGTTTTAGAGCTGATAAGGTTGGTGATCAATTTAATACCCAATACGTACTTGTTGGTGGTGGAGATGAATATGCTAGGATCGACAAGGTAAAAGCTACCAATGCCAAATATATAATTCCTCTGGATTTTCCTGAAGCCTATGATGTTTCAGATCCTTTTATGGCTAATCTGGTAAGCCTGGGAGATATGAGACATTGGAACCAGGCCCCAACAAACCCTTCGGTATTATCAAAAAATGGGATTACCTTTTCTTTGACTACACATAAATTAAAAAAGATAGCTGACCTTAAAGGCAGAATTACAAAAGCAATTGAGTACGGCTTGGATAAAAAAACAGCCATTGCTGCTTTAACAACTGTACCTGCGCAGATTTTAGGAAAGAGTAATCTTTTAGGGAGTATAAAAAAAGGGAGCTACGCTAACTTTCTAATCACCAAAAGTGAATTATTTTCAAAAGATAATATTATTTATGAGAACTGGGTGCAGGGTCGTAAAAATATAGTGAATGATATGAATGTTACCGATATCAATGGTAACTATGAGCTAATCGTAGCCGGAAAAATGTATGATATGTCAATTTCTGGAAAGCCCACAAAACCTAAAGCAGAAATAAAACTTGGTGACACAAAATTAGGATCCAAAATAAACTATAAGAATGATTGGGTAACTATCACTTTTACTGATACTGATACTATTAAGACTCAATATACCAGAATAACAACCTCTATTGGTGACACTCCTGATTTCTGGAGTGGAAAAGCAATTCTTCCTAATGGGGTGCAAACTTCCTTTTCTGTTAAAAAGAAACCCGAAAAACCTTCTGAAAAAAAGAATAAAAAATCAACTGACAAAAAAGAAAAACCCGAAGTTCTTCCTGTTATGTATCCTAATATAGCATATGGAAATTCTCAATTACCAAAATCAGAATCATTGCTATTTAAAAACGCAACTGTTTGGACCAATGAAACTGATGGGATTTTAACAGAGACCGATGTACTAATAAAAAACGGTAAAATCTCTGCTATTGGTAAAAATCTTAGTGATGGTAACGCCAAAATAATTGATGCTACAGGAAAACATCTTACCTCTGGTATTGTTGACGAACATTCCCATATCGCAGCAGCTGCGATTAATGAAGCCGGACATAATTCTTCTGCCGAAGTAACTATCGAAGATGTTGTATCTCCTGATGATATTAATATTTATAGAAACCTGGCTGGTGGTGTAACCTCAATTCAGATTCTTCATGGCTCTGCAAATCCAATAGGAGGACGTTCTGCAATCATAAAATTAAAATGGGGACAGAGTGCCAATAATCTTATTTATTCCAATTCGCCCAAATTCATCAAATTTGCACTAGGTGAGAATGTAAAACAAAGTAACTGGCAAAGTTTTAGTCGTTTCCCGCAATCAAGAATGGGAGTTGAACAATTATATATGGATTACTTTTCTCGCGCAAAAGAGTATCATAAACTTAAAACCAGTGGTAAACCTTATCGAAAAGATACCGAAATGGAAACCTTGGCAGAGATCATAAACAGTCAACGTTATATTAGCTGCCATTCTTATGTGCAAAGTGAGATCAATATGTTAATGAAGGTTGCCGAAAAATTTAATTTTAAAATTAACACTTTTACCCATATTCTCGAAGGATATAAAGTAGCTGATAAGATGGTAGCCCATGGTGTTGGAGGGTCTACTTTCTCCGACTGGTGGGCATACAAATACGAAGTTAATGATGCCATTCCCTATAATGCTGCTATTATGCATAGACAAGGTGTAGTTACTGCAATAAATAGTGATGATGGAGAAATGTCTCGTCGTCTTAATCAGGAAGCTGCAAAATCCGTAAAATATGGAGGTGTAAGTGAAGAAGATGCGTTGAAATTTGTAACCCTTAACCCTGCTAAATTATTACATATCGATGACAGAGTAGGAAGTATTAAAATAGGTAAAGATGCAGATGTAGTATTATGGACAGATCATCCACTATCTATATATGCTAAAGCAGAAAAGACTATAATCGAAGGAGCCGTGTATTTTGATCTTGAAAAAGATAAAGCTATGAGAAAATCTATTGCAGCAGAAAGAAATAAACTTTCTACTATGCTTTTAAAGGCAAAAAACAGCGGTCTTAAAACACAGCCTGCCAAAAAGAAGGAAAAACAACATTTTGAGTGTGAAACTTTAGAAACTATTAATTAA
- a CDS encoding DUF3810 domain-containing protein — translation MQSKTKLYLTILLPVQIILIQILSFFPEVVERLYSNGLFVYISKALRYVFGWLPFSFGDILYGVLIIMLIRFLLKKVFKKHLLWKEIVLDIGATLSVVYACFHILWGMNYYRLPLHEILQLDHEYTEEELINVSEKLIVQANSLHLQLESNDSLPIRIPYSKEEIFQKTIPAYDQLHQIFPVLQYHPKSIKTSILSLPLTYMGFSGYLNPITNEAQVNGLILNYKAPTTSCHEEAHQLGFAKENEANFIAALTTMNYDDIYFNYSGATFALKFCLNDLYLRNEEKAICLIEKLRPGIRRNYIEVNEFWESYENPLEPIFKSTYDSYLKANNQPDGMDTYSYVVALLVNYYKTRL, via the coding sequence ATGCAATCTAAGACAAAGCTTTATCTCACAATATTACTACCTGTTCAAATTATTTTGATTCAAATCCTGTCTTTTTTCCCTGAAGTTGTAGAGCGATTATATAGCAATGGTTTGTTTGTTTATATCTCCAAGGCTTTACGATATGTCTTCGGATGGCTTCCATTTTCTTTTGGAGATATCTTATACGGTGTTTTAATCATTATGCTAATACGTTTTTTACTTAAAAAGGTATTTAAGAAGCATTTGTTATGGAAAGAAATAGTATTGGATATTGGTGCTACTTTATCTGTTGTGTATGCATGTTTTCATATCCTTTGGGGAATGAATTATTATAGATTACCCTTACATGAGATATTACAATTGGATCACGAATATACTGAGGAAGAACTGATTAACGTTTCAGAAAAATTAATAGTTCAAGCCAATTCTTTACATCTGCAACTAGAATCCAACGATTCCTTACCTATACGCATTCCATATTCTAAAGAAGAAATATTTCAAAAAACAATTCCTGCTTACGATCAGTTACATCAAATATTTCCTGTATTACAATATCACCCTAAGAGTATTAAAACGTCTATATTAAGTCTTCCTCTAACCTACATGGGGTTTAGTGGGTATCTAAATCCTATTACCAATGAAGCGCAAGTAAATGGATTAATACTTAATTACAAGGCACCTACCACAAGTTGTCATGAAGAAGCACATCAATTAGGATTTGCTAAAGAAAATGAAGCTAATTTTATAGCTGCATTGACCACAATGAATTATGATGATATATATTTTAACTATAGTGGAGCTACCTTTGCTTTAAAATTTTGCCTAAATGATCTTTATCTTCGTAATGAAGAAAAAGCAATCTGTCTTATCGAAAAATTAAGACCTGGTATTAGAAGAAATTATATCGAAGTAAATGAGTTCTGGGAATCTTATGAAAACCCCCTGGAACCCATTTTTAAAAGTACTTATGATAGTTATTTAAAAGCCAATAATCAACCTGATGGTATGGATACCTATAGTTATGTTGTAGCCTTATTAGTTAATTACTATAAGACCAGATTATAG
- a CDS encoding aminoacyl-histidine dipeptidase — translation MNSEIRNLEPKVIWNKFADLNAVPRPSKKEERVIAFMKGFGESLGLTTEIDKVGNVLIRKPATSGMEDRKVVVMQSHLDMVHQKNADTDFDFDTQGIEMYIDEDWVRAKGTTLGADNGLGVATIMAILESTDITHPAIEALFTIDEETGMTGAMGLEGGWLHGDILLNLDTEEDDEIGVGCAGGIDVTAKRNYKEEPVAEGKVAYSIAITGLNGGHSGMDIHKGLGNANKIMNRLMFDGFENFGLQINEIRGGSLRNAIPRESFAIIVVDAVQAKAFEFEIGELSKTIQDELSIADPDLTIEINTTDLPAQVMELGVQEGVIKALYAAHNGVYTMSASISDLVETSNNIAKITIGKGNITIECLTRSSVESSKLDLANKLRATFELIGCEVTTSGDYPGWAPNMNSPILKVMDELYQNLNGEKAHVAACHAGLECGILGQNYPEMDMISFGPTILGAHSPDERTSISSVQKYWKFVKEILKETPKK, via the coding sequence ATGAATTCAGAAATAAGAAACCTTGAACCCAAAGTGATATGGAATAAATTTGCAGATCTTAATGCGGTTCCCAGGCCTTCAAAAAAAGAAGAACGTGTCATTGCATTTATGAAAGGTTTTGGAGAATCATTGGGATTAACCACCGAGATAGACAAGGTTGGTAATGTTCTAATTAGAAAACCAGCTACTTCGGGAATGGAAGATCGCAAAGTGGTAGTAATGCAGTCTCATCTGGATATGGTACATCAAAAAAATGCAGATACCGATTTTGATTTTGATACCCAAGGCATAGAAATGTATATTGATGAAGATTGGGTAAGAGCCAAAGGAACAACTCTTGGTGCCGATAATGGGTTGGGAGTAGCTACTATTATGGCAATTCTGGAATCTACAGATATTACACATCCTGCTATCGAGGCATTATTTACCATTGATGAAGAAACAGGGATGACAGGAGCTATGGGATTAGAAGGAGGATGGTTACATGGGGATATATTATTAAATCTGGATACTGAAGAGGATGATGAAATTGGAGTTGGTTGTGCTGGCGGAATTGATGTTACAGCAAAGAGAAATTATAAAGAAGAACCGGTTGCAGAGGGTAAAGTAGCGTATTCGATTGCTATTACTGGACTTAACGGAGGGCATTCGGGTATGGATATTCATAAAGGATTAGGGAATGCTAATAAAATAATGAATAGACTAATGTTTGATGGTTTTGAGAATTTTGGTTTACAAATTAACGAAATAAGGGGAGGAAGCTTACGTAATGCTATCCCAAGAGAAAGTTTTGCTATAATAGTAGTAGATGCAGTACAAGCAAAAGCTTTCGAATTTGAAATAGGAGAACTGTCTAAAACAATACAAGATGAACTTTCTATCGCCGATCCTGATCTTACTATAGAAATTAATACTACAGATCTACCGGCACAAGTAATGGAGTTAGGTGTTCAGGAAGGAGTAATAAAGGCATTATACGCTGCACATAATGGAGTGTATACCATGAGCGCTTCAATCTCTGATTTGGTAGAAACTTCTAATAACATTGCTAAAATAACAATAGGAAAAGGGAATATCACTATCGAATGTCTAACCCGAAGTAGTGTAGAATCTTCTAAATTGGATCTTGCAAACAAGTTGAGAGCTACTTTTGAGTTAATAGGATGTGAAGTAACCACTAGTGGAGATTATCCCGGTTGGGCTCCTAATATGAATTCTCCAATTTTGAAAGTAATGGATGAATTGTATCAAAACCTTAATGGTGAAAAAGCACATGTAGCTGCCTGCCATGCAGGATTAGAATGTGGTATTCTGGGGCAGAATTATCCAGAGATGGATATGATATCGTTTGGCCCAACAATCTTGGGAGCACACTCACCAGACGAAAGAACAAGTATCTCGTCGGTACAAAAATATTGGAAATTCGTAAAAGAAATCTTAAAAGAGACTCCAAAGAAATAG
- a CDS encoding nuclear transport factor 2 family protein: MVQDQLEAYNNRNLSDFLSFYAADIKIYNFHDSEPFIDNSSKLKEVYQDIFENSPKLSATIVDRMVFDNKVIDREQVVGRKGVDFNEVIVIYEIENDLISKVHFIRK; the protein is encoded by the coding sequence ATAGTACAAGATCAATTAGAAGCATATAATAATAGAAATTTATCTGATTTTTTATCTTTTTATGCTGCTGATATCAAAATTTATAATTTCCATGATTCAGAACCATTTATCGATAATAGTTCAAAACTAAAAGAAGTATATCAAGATATCTTTGAGAATTCGCCTAAACTTAGTGCTACTATTGTAGATAGAATGGTATTTGACAATAAAGTAATTGATAGAGAACAGGTAGTTGGTAGAAAAGGAGTTGATTTTAATGAAGTTATAGTGATTTATGAAATTGAAAACGATTTAATATCAAAAGTTCATTTTATAAGAAAATGA